From one Conyzicola nivalis genomic stretch:
- a CDS encoding MinD/ParA family ATP-binding protein: MAIRRIREDGSIQVLDDETADSTPETGEFHSELADDSGADLAAALPESLTVNVELPAPVHSAPEDEVAVAIDENTINPGEVVLSADPTTTTISVVAEDVTIHPEEPVVEPKVIPELPTADRQFSRRDRLRGQTSNAPETAAMLTADRLLETKGKRRHAPEGGWPAFVYAASLHTINLGDSQKVRERKAVEARIDRQWEGSARFVPVLTRKGGVGKTTITTIMGMAFADAREDRIVAIDANPDRGTLAERINKQTRATVRDVVTRAPSINGFTDFSTLVSRDETRLDVLASDTDPLLSEAFDENDYNVVADLTERYYSLVLTDCGTGIVHSVMRATLQRADSIVIVSGGSVDEARLASETLTWLEANGYGDLVRNAVVALNTATQGTNLIKLEEIEAHFRSRVREIVRIPYDPQLAAGSVVNYRELRPITRNAARELAALVADGLPVRRNS, translated from the coding sequence GTGGCTATTAGACGCATAAGGGAAGACGGGTCGATCCAGGTTCTCGACGACGAGACCGCCGACTCCACCCCCGAAACTGGAGAGTTCCACAGCGAGCTCGCCGACGACTCCGGTGCCGACCTCGCTGCCGCCCTGCCCGAGAGCCTGACGGTGAACGTCGAGCTGCCCGCGCCGGTGCACTCCGCGCCCGAAGACGAAGTGGCCGTCGCGATCGACGAGAACACGATCAACCCCGGGGAGGTCGTGCTCAGCGCCGATCCCACGACGACCACCATCTCGGTCGTCGCCGAAGACGTGACCATCCACCCGGAAGAGCCCGTCGTCGAGCCGAAGGTCATCCCCGAGCTGCCCACGGCCGACCGCCAGTTCAGCCGCCGTGACCGTCTTCGCGGCCAGACGTCGAACGCTCCCGAGACCGCGGCGATGCTCACCGCAGACCGCCTGCTCGAGACCAAGGGCAAGCGCCGTCACGCGCCCGAGGGCGGCTGGCCCGCCTTCGTCTACGCCGCCTCGCTGCACACTATCAACCTCGGCGACTCGCAGAAGGTGCGCGAGCGCAAGGCGGTCGAGGCCCGCATCGACCGGCAATGGGAGGGCTCGGCACGGTTCGTGCCCGTACTCACCCGCAAGGGCGGCGTCGGAAAGACCACGATCACCACCATCATGGGGATGGCGTTCGCCGACGCGCGCGAAGACCGCATCGTGGCTATCGACGCCAACCCCGACCGCGGAACCCTCGCCGAGCGCATCAACAAGCAGACCCGCGCGACCGTGCGCGACGTCGTGACCCGCGCCCCCTCGATCAACGGCTTCACCGACTTCTCGACCCTCGTCTCCCGCGACGAGACCCGGCTCGACGTGCTGGCTTCCGACACCGACCCGCTGCTCTCCGAGGCGTTCGACGAGAACGACTACAACGTCGTCGCCGACCTCACCGAGCGGTACTACTCGCTCGTGCTCACCGACTGCGGAACCGGCATCGTGCACTCGGTCATGCGGGCCACCCTGCAGCGCGCCGATTCGATCGTGATCGTGTCGGGCGGCAGCGTCGACGAGGCCAGGCTCGCCTCCGAGACCCTCACCTGGCTCGAGGCCAACGGCTACGGCGACCTCGTGCGCAATGCCGTCGTCGCTCTCAACACGGCGACTCAGGGCACCAACCTGATCAAGCTCGAGGAGATCGAGGCCCACTTCCGTTCGCGCGTGCGCGAGATCGTGCGCATCCCGTACGACCCGCAGCTCGCCGCCGGTTCCGTCGTCAACTACCGCGAACTGCGCCCCATCACGCGCAACGCGGCCCGCGAGCTCGCGGCCCTCGTCGCCGACGGCCTGCCCGTCCGTCGTAACTCGTAG
- the def gene encoding peptide deformylase, giving the protein MTVREIRLFGDPVLRSSCDPIRPGDAKASALIGDLLDTVRVPGRAGVAANQIGVGQRAFSYNVDDVVGYIINPVLVEVSGEPHTVDEGCLSVPGFYFPRLRYPYARVTGIDLEGNPVELKGDGLMAQALQHETDHLDGHLFIEGLEPEAKREAMKLIRQSEWWA; this is encoded by the coding sequence GTGACGGTCAGAGAGATCCGCCTCTTCGGCGACCCCGTTCTCCGTTCCTCCTGCGACCCGATCCGCCCGGGCGACGCCAAAGCCTCGGCACTCATCGGCGACCTGCTCGACACCGTGCGCGTGCCGGGCCGCGCCGGCGTCGCCGCGAACCAGATCGGCGTCGGACAGCGCGCCTTCAGCTACAACGTCGACGACGTCGTCGGGTACATCATCAACCCGGTGCTGGTCGAGGTGTCGGGGGAACCACACACCGTCGACGAGGGCTGCCTGTCGGTTCCCGGCTTCTACTTCCCGCGGTTGCGCTACCCGTACGCCCGCGTCACCGGCATCGACCTCGAGGGCAACCCGGTCGAGCTGAAAGGCGACGGCCTCATGGCCCAGGCCCTCCAGCACGAAACCGACCACCTCGACGGGCACCTCTTCATCGAGGGGCTCGAGCCCGAAGCGAAGCGCGAGGCGATGAAGCTCATCCGCCAGTCGGAGTGGTGGGCGTAG
- a CDS encoding AMP-dependent synthetase/ligase: protein MTEYFVPPVVEPDPDANATDLLVARVKATPTEPLFALPTADGGWSDLSAEEFLRQVVALAKGFIANGVEPGDKVAFMCKTRYEWTLVDFALWFSGAIMVPIYETSSPTQVLWNLTDSGATSIILETADHFAKFDEVRGDIDTIENVWQVDLGDLKKLAASGADVTDAEVERRRSIATGSDVATLIYTSGSTGRPKGVVLTHSNFVELTRNAAVVMHEVLAPGSSTLLFITTAHIFARFISVLSIHAGVKVGHQPDTKLLLPSMASFRPTFLLAVPRVFEKVYNSSEQKAESAGKGKIFRKAADVAIAHSKALDAGTVPLGLKLQFALYDRLVLSKIRAALGGRVKFAVSGSAPLGPRLGHFFRSLDLRILEGYGLTESTAPATVNLPDKFKIGTTGPALPGVGIRIGDDGEISIKGVNVFGGYWNNPEATAEVMDGEWFKTGDIGAVDTDGYLTITGRKKEIIVTAGGKNVSPAALEDPIRANPLVGQVIVVGDKKPFIAALVTLDADMLPTWLKNNGEDTSLTLAEASVNPRVVAEIQKAIDAANALVSRAESIRKFAILKTELTEASGHLTPKLSIKRAVILEDFAQEIADLYSDNNATMGLSLK from the coding sequence GTGACCGAATACTTCGTCCCACCCGTGGTGGAGCCGGATCCCGATGCCAACGCGACCGATCTTCTGGTCGCCCGCGTCAAAGCGACGCCCACAGAGCCGCTCTTCGCTCTCCCCACCGCCGACGGCGGTTGGTCCGATCTCTCGGCCGAGGAGTTCCTGCGCCAGGTCGTGGCCCTCGCGAAGGGCTTCATCGCGAACGGCGTCGAGCCGGGCGACAAGGTCGCCTTCATGTGCAAGACCCGGTATGAGTGGACACTCGTCGACTTCGCCCTCTGGTTCAGCGGCGCCATCATGGTGCCGATCTACGAGACGTCCTCGCCCACCCAGGTTCTATGGAACCTCACCGATTCCGGCGCCACGTCGATCATCCTCGAGACCGCCGACCATTTCGCCAAGTTCGACGAGGTGCGCGGCGACATCGACACCATCGAGAACGTATGGCAGGTCGACCTCGGAGACCTGAAGAAGCTCGCGGCATCGGGGGCGGATGTCACGGACGCCGAGGTCGAACGCCGTCGTTCGATCGCCACGGGTTCCGACGTGGCGACACTGATCTACACGTCCGGGTCGACCGGCCGCCCCAAGGGCGTCGTCCTCACCCACTCCAACTTCGTGGAACTCACCAGGAACGCCGCCGTCGTGATGCACGAGGTGCTGGCGCCCGGATCATCCACCCTGCTCTTCATCACGACCGCGCACATCTTCGCCCGCTTCATCTCGGTGCTCTCCATCCACGCCGGCGTGAAGGTCGGCCACCAGCCCGACACCAAGCTGCTGCTGCCGTCGATGGCGTCGTTCCGGCCGACCTTCCTCCTCGCGGTGCCCCGCGTGTTCGAGAAGGTCTACAACTCCTCGGAGCAGAAGGCCGAGAGCGCCGGCAAGGGCAAGATCTTCCGCAAAGCCGCCGACGTGGCGATCGCGCACTCGAAGGCCCTCGACGCGGGCACGGTGCCGCTCGGCCTCAAGCTGCAGTTCGCGCTCTACGACCGGCTCGTGCTCAGCAAGATCCGCGCGGCGCTCGGCGGACGGGTGAAGTTCGCCGTCTCCGGTTCCGCCCCGCTCGGGCCGCGCCTCGGTCACTTCTTCCGCAGCCTCGACCTGCGCATCCTCGAGGGCTACGGACTCACCGAGTCCACCGCGCCGGCGACCGTGAACCTGCCGGACAAGTTCAAGATCGGCACGACCGGACCGGCGCTGCCCGGCGTCGGCATCCGCATCGGCGACGACGGCGAGATCTCGATCAAGGGCGTGAACGTCTTCGGCGGCTACTGGAACAACCCGGAGGCCACGGCCGAGGTCATGGACGGCGAGTGGTTCAAGACCGGCGACATCGGCGCCGTCGACACCGACGGCTATCTCACCATCACCGGACGTAAGAAGGAGATCATCGTCACCGCCGGCGGCAAGAACGTCTCCCCCGCGGCGCTCGAGGATCCGATTCGCGCGAACCCGCTCGTCGGCCAGGTCATCGTGGTGGGCGACAAGAAGCCGTTCATCGCCGCCCTCGTGACGCTCGACGCCGACATGCTGCCGACCTGGCTGAAGAACAACGGCGAGGACACGTCGCTCACTCTCGCCGAGGCATCCGTCAACCCGCGCGTCGTCGCGGAGATCCAGAAGGCCATCGACGCGGCGAACGCGCTCGTGTCGCGGGCCGAGTCGATCCGCAAGTTCGCGATCCTGAAGACCGAACTGACCGAGGCGAGCGGTCATCTGACGCCCAAGCTCAGTATCAAACGGGCCGTGATCCTCGAGGACTTCGCCCAGGAGATCGCGGACCTCTACAGCGACAACAACGCCACGATGGGGTTGAGCCTCAAGTAG
- a CDS encoding ROK family glucokinase yields the protein MHAIGIDIGGTKIAGALVSENGEIIAEDRQPTPAGDAAHIVDIVSSMITRLQAGHEVVAAGVAAAGFVDAGQSTVYYAPNIDWRNEPLQRYISERVSLPITVDNDANAAGWAEFRFGAGRLLTDMTMLTIGTGVGGAIVTQGRLFRGGFGAGAELGHLRVVPDGLPCGCGARGCIEQYGSGRALLRMANGIADAGGIGLALADARSRHGELNGTIVGEMIAAGDPGAVNALQELGRWLGQACASLAAVLDPQVFVFGGGVSVAGDLLLDPIRESFLQHLPARGYHPEPGFVIAELVNDAGVVGAADLARIHAGRR from the coding sequence GTGCATGCCATCGGAATAGACATCGGCGGGACCAAAATCGCCGGAGCGCTCGTGAGCGAGAACGGCGAGATCATCGCCGAAGACCGCCAGCCGACACCGGCCGGGGATGCGGCGCACATCGTCGACATCGTCTCCTCGATGATCACGAGGCTGCAGGCCGGGCACGAGGTCGTCGCCGCCGGCGTCGCGGCGGCCGGATTCGTCGACGCGGGCCAATCCACCGTGTACTACGCCCCGAACATCGACTGGCGCAACGAACCGCTGCAGCGCTACATCTCCGAGCGCGTGAGCCTCCCCATCACCGTCGACAACGACGCCAACGCGGCCGGCTGGGCAGAGTTCCGGTTCGGCGCCGGCCGCCTCCTCACCGACATGACGATGCTCACCATCGGCACGGGCGTCGGCGGAGCCATCGTCACCCAGGGCCGCCTCTTCCGCGGCGGCTTCGGCGCCGGCGCGGAGCTCGGCCACCTGCGCGTCGTGCCCGATGGGCTGCCCTGCGGTTGCGGCGCCCGCGGCTGCATCGAACAGTACGGTTCCGGCCGCGCCCTGCTGCGCATGGCCAACGGCATCGCAGACGCCGGCGGCATCGGTCTCGCCCTCGCCGACGCGCGCTCGCGTCACGGCGAACTCAACGGAACCATCGTCGGCGAGATGATCGCCGCTGGCGACCCCGGCGCCGTGAACGCGCTGCAGGAGCTGGGCCGCTGGCTCGGACAGGCCTGCGCCTCCCTCGCCGCCGTTCTCGACCCGCAGGTGTTCGTGTTCGGCGGCGGGGTGTCGGTGGCCGGCGACCTGCTGCTCGACCCGATCCGCGAATCGTTCCTGCAGCACCTCCCGGCGCGCGGGTACCACCCCGAACCCGGCTTCGTGATCGCCGAGCTCGTGAACGACGCGGGGGTGGTCGGCGCGGCCGACCTCGCGCGAATCCACGCGGGCCGGCGTTAG
- a CDS encoding lysophospholipid acyltransferase family protein, whose translation MFYWFMKNLVAGPILKTVFRPWVTGLDNIPKKGGVIIASNHLSFIDSVFLPLVLDRRIFFLAKSDYFKGRGLKGWATKAFMNGTGMLPIDRSGGKASEASLNTGLKVLHDGEVLGIYPEGTRSPDGKLYRGRTGVARMILEGNVPVVPVAMIDTEKVMPIGTKIPKVQRIGIVIGEPLDFSRFAGLEGDRFILRSITDEIMYELNRLSGQEYVDIYASSVKDRLGAAAAKAGTAAKAGAAAEAGAAKR comes from the coding sequence ATGTTCTACTGGTTCATGAAGAACCTCGTGGCCGGCCCGATCCTGAAGACGGTGTTCCGTCCGTGGGTGACGGGTCTCGACAACATCCCGAAAAAGGGTGGCGTCATCATCGCGAGCAACCACCTCTCGTTCATCGACTCGGTCTTCCTGCCGCTCGTGCTCGACCGTCGCATCTTCTTCCTCGCCAAGAGCGACTACTTCAAGGGTCGCGGCCTCAAGGGCTGGGCCACGAAGGCGTTTATGAACGGCACGGGCATGCTGCCCATCGACCGTTCCGGCGGCAAGGCTTCGGAAGCCAGCCTCAACACCGGCCTGAAGGTTCTGCACGACGGCGAGGTGCTCGGCATCTATCCCGAGGGAACCCGCAGCCCCGACGGCAAGCTCTACCGCGGCCGCACCGGCGTGGCCCGGATGATCCTCGAGGGCAATGTGCCCGTCGTGCCCGTCGCCATGATCGACACCGAGAAGGTGATGCCGATCGGAACCAAGATCCCCAAGGTGCAGCGCATCGGGATCGTCATCGGCGAACCGCTCGACTTCTCCCGCTTCGCCGGGCTCGAGGGCGACCGGTTCATCCTGCGCTCCATCACCGACGAGATCATGTACGAGCTCAACCGCCTCAGCGGCCAGGAGTACGTCGACATCTATGCGTCGAGCGTCAAGGACCGTCTCGGCGCCGCTGCTGCGAAGGCCGGCACCGCAGCCAAGGCTGGCGCTGCTGCGGAGGCCGGCGCTGCGAAGCGCTGA
- a CDS encoding class II 3-deoxy-7-phosphoheptulonate synthase: MVDPSEQVVLADPAVIAGLDYWRELPIKQQPEWPDAAAVAEASSQIASFPPLVFAGEVDELRGKLARAAAGNAFLLQGGDCAETFAGATAEQIKNRVKTILQMAVVLTYGASMPIVKMGRMAGQFAKPRSTDTETRGDVTLPAYRGDIVNGYPFTAESRTPDPQRLVQGYHTAVSTLNLVRAFTQGGFADLREVHRWNQGFARNPANKRYELLARDIDRAIKFMEAAGADFEELKRVDFYASHEGLLMDYERPMTRIDSRTGTPYNTSAHFLWVGERTRDLDGAHIDYFSRVRNPIGVKLGPTTSPDDMLRLIDKLDPDREPGRLTFITRMGASKVRDALPPLLEAIKGHEATPLWVSDPMHGNGLTTSTGYKTRRFDDVVDEVKGFFEAHRAAGTHPGGIHIELTGDDVTECLGGSEHIDEADLATRYESLCDPRLNHMQSLELAFLVAEELAAV; the protein is encoded by the coding sequence GTGGTAGACCCGTCAGAGCAAGTCGTTCTCGCCGATCCAGCAGTGATCGCCGGGCTCGACTATTGGCGTGAACTGCCCATCAAGCAGCAGCCGGAATGGCCGGATGCCGCGGCTGTCGCCGAGGCGAGCAGCCAGATCGCCAGCTTCCCGCCCCTCGTCTTCGCCGGCGAGGTCGACGAGCTGCGGGGCAAGCTCGCCCGTGCCGCTGCCGGCAACGCGTTCCTGCTGCAGGGCGGCGACTGCGCCGAGACCTTCGCGGGCGCGACCGCCGAGCAGATCAAGAACCGCGTGAAGACCATCCTGCAGATGGCCGTGGTGCTCACCTACGGTGCATCCATGCCCATCGTCAAGATGGGACGTATGGCCGGCCAGTTCGCCAAGCCACGCTCGACCGACACCGAGACGCGGGGAGACGTGACGCTTCCCGCCTACCGCGGCGACATCGTTAACGGCTACCCGTTCACCGCCGAGTCGCGCACCCCCGACCCGCAGCGTCTCGTGCAGGGCTACCACACGGCCGTCTCGACGCTGAACCTCGTGCGCGCCTTCACGCAGGGCGGCTTCGCCGATCTGCGCGAGGTGCACCGCTGGAACCAGGGCTTCGCCCGCAACCCGGCGAACAAGCGCTACGAACTGCTCGCCCGCGACATCGACCGCGCCATCAAGTTCATGGAGGCCGCGGGCGCGGACTTCGAAGAGCTCAAGCGCGTCGACTTCTACGCGAGCCACGAGGGCCTGCTCATGGACTACGAGCGCCCCATGACCCGCATCGACTCGCGCACCGGCACGCCGTACAACACGAGCGCGCACTTCCTCTGGGTGGGTGAGCGCACCCGCGACCTCGACGGCGCGCACATCGACTACTTCTCGCGCGTGCGCAACCCGATAGGTGTGAAGCTGGGCCCGACCACGAGTCCCGACGACATGCTGCGTCTCATCGACAAGCTCGACCCCGACCGCGAACCCGGCCGCCTCACGTTCATCACCCGCATGGGCGCGAGCAAGGTGCGCGACGCGCTGCCGCCGCTGCTCGAGGCCATCAAGGGACACGAGGCGACGCCGCTCTGGGTTTCCGATCCGATGCACGGCAACGGCCTCACCACGTCGACCGGCTACAAGACCCGCCGCTTCGACGACGTGGTCGACGAGGTCAAAGGCTTCTTCGAGGCGCACCGCGCCGCGGGAACGCACCCGGGTGGCATCCACATCGAGCTCACCGGCGACGACGTCACCGAGTGCCTCGGCGGATCAGAGCACATCGACGAGGCCGACCTCGCGACGCGCTACGAGTCGCTCTGCGACCCGCGCCTGAACCACATGCAGTCGCTCGAGTTGGCGTTCCTCGTGGCGGAAGAGCTCGCGGCGGTCTGA
- the pknB gene encoding Stk1 family PASTA domain-containing Ser/Thr kinase, which translates to MIGRLIDGRYQVKSRIARGGMATVYLATDLRLERRVAIKIMHGHLADDSQFKERFIQEARSAARLAHPNVVNVYDQGQDSDMAYLVMEYLNGITLRDLLTEHKILTPEQTLDILEAVLAGLAAAHKSGIVHRDLKPENVLLADDGRIKIGDFGLARAVSANTATGAALLGTIAYLSPELVTRGIADARSDIYAIGIMMYEMLAGEQPFRGEQPMQIAYQHANDSVPTPSTKNPNVPAELDELVLWATAREPNERPRDARVMLEQVIETQNQLQTALPTGATSIIQRTTVLPAAGFAATTFGTGDQTQVIRAPQPSGPVAPVSDATAALTAQATKRHNRAWWWIVLFILLAGAAGGVGWALSSGPLSQVTVEPSDVIGQNPDAATAVLTEAGLSVADSRDEVFSVDVPVGSVAETDPALGVPLARDTVVALKISKGPQPVPVPEFTGLAEQAAKDLATTTGFQPTDSERRFDEGVAEGTVLATYGVGPDGARIQLATGNEYFDQKPVTFLVSAGAVPDVTGLPVDDAIALLGTKNIAATELPERVFSNDVADGGVVSMQPVTADTPLAPGDAGVNLVVSKGPDLVEVPDVVGGSLAAAREALEGAGFVVGDVNSSLPGDFQNDRRVVVKSLTPGDEQLLRGATIEINLNY; encoded by the coding sequence ATGATTGGCCGTCTCATCGACGGTCGCTATCAGGTCAAATCGCGCATCGCCCGCGGCGGAATGGCAACCGTCTACCTGGCGACCGACCTGCGCCTCGAGCGTCGCGTCGCGATCAAGATCATGCACGGCCACCTCGCCGACGACAGCCAGTTCAAGGAACGCTTCATCCAGGAGGCGAGAAGCGCCGCGCGTCTCGCCCACCCCAACGTCGTCAACGTCTACGACCAGGGTCAGGACAGCGACATGGCCTACCTCGTGATGGAGTACCTCAACGGCATCACGCTGCGCGACCTGCTCACCGAGCACAAGATCCTCACTCCCGAGCAGACCCTCGACATCCTCGAGGCCGTGCTCGCGGGTCTCGCCGCCGCCCACAAGTCGGGCATCGTCCACCGTGACCTGAAGCCCGAGAACGTGCTGCTGGCCGACGACGGCCGCATCAAGATCGGCGACTTCGGACTGGCCCGTGCCGTGAGCGCGAACACCGCGACGGGTGCCGCCCTGCTCGGCACGATCGCCTACCTCTCCCCCGAACTCGTGACGCGGGGCATCGCCGACGCACGCAGTGACATCTACGCCATCGGCATCATGATGTACGAGATGCTGGCCGGCGAGCAGCCCTTCCGCGGCGAGCAGCCGATGCAGATCGCCTACCAGCACGCCAACGACTCCGTGCCGACGCCGAGCACCAAGAACCCCAACGTGCCGGCCGAGCTCGACGAGCTCGTGCTCTGGGCCACCGCGCGCGAGCCCAACGAACGCCCACGCGACGCGCGCGTGATGCTCGAGCAGGTCATCGAGACACAGAACCAGCTGCAGACGGCGCTGCCCACCGGTGCGACGTCGATCATCCAGCGCACCACCGTGCTTCCGGCCGCCGGCTTCGCCGCCACCACCTTCGGAACCGGCGACCAGACCCAGGTCATCCGCGCCCCACAGCCGTCCGGTCCCGTGGCCCCGGTCTCCGACGCGACGGCCGCGCTCACCGCGCAGGCCACCAAACGCCACAATCGCGCCTGGTGGTGGATCGTGCTGTTCATCCTCCTCGCCGGAGCCGCGGGCGGCGTCGGCTGGGCGCTGAGCTCGGGCCCGCTGTCGCAGGTCACCGTGGAGCCGTCGGACGTGATCGGTCAGAATCCGGATGCCGCGACGGCGGTTCTCACCGAGGCGGGGCTCTCCGTCGCCGACTCACGCGACGAGGTGTTCTCCGTGGACGTGCCCGTCGGCAGCGTCGCCGAGACCGACCCGGCCCTCGGCGTCCCCCTGGCTCGCGACACGGTGGTGGCGCTCAAGATCTCCAAGGGCCCGCAGCCCGTCCCCGTGCCGGAGTTCACCGGCCTGGCCGAGCAGGCCGCAAAAGACCTCGCGACGACGACCGGCTTCCAACCGACCGACAGCGAACGTCGGTTCGACGAGGGAGTCGCCGAAGGCACCGTGCTCGCGACCTACGGCGTCGGTCCCGACGGTGCGCGCATCCAGCTCGCGACCGGCAACGAGTACTTCGACCAGAAGCCTGTGACCTTCCTCGTTTCGGCGGGGGCGGTACCCGACGTGACCGGACTGCCCGTCGACGACGCGATCGCCCTTCTTGGCACCAAGAACATCGCCGCCACGGAGCTGCCCGAACGCGTGTTCAGCAACGACGTCGCCGACGGTGGCGTCGTCAGCATGCAGCCGGTGACCGCCGACACCCCGCTCGCCCCGGGTGACGCCGGAGTGAACCTGGTCGTGTCGAAGGGCCCCGACCTGGTCGAGGTGCCGGATGTCGTTGGCGGATCGCTAGCCGCCGCGCGCGAAGCGCTCGAGGGTGCCGGCTTTGTCGTCGGCGACGTGAATAGCAGCCTTCCCGGCGACTTCCAGAACGACAGGCGCGTAGTCGTCAAGAGCCTGACACCCGGCGACGAGCAACTCCTTCGCGGCGCCACCATCGAGATCAACCTGAACTACTAA